The following are encoded together in the Flavobacterium sp. TR2 genome:
- a CDS encoding M1 family metallopeptidase: MKNHFLKYTFLGLVLLTASKIEAQNKTEKIDELSIYRTTPLKTHDLIHTKLEVSFDYGKRYLYGKEWITLKPHFYETDSLKLDAKGMDFKEIAIIDGKKSIPLQYKYDNEELSIALNRKYKRTEKYTIFINYTAKPAELKSKAGESITNSNGLYFINPDGKGDKPTQIWTQGETEASSCWFPTIDKPNQKTTSEIAMTVEAKYTTLSNGKLTSQKVNKDGTRTDVWKMEQPNAPYLFMMAVGDFKIYKDSYNGKEVSYYLEPKYAPYAKQIFYKTPDMMNFYGKMLGVEYPWAKYAQIVVKDYFGGAMENTSATVHGEYVQKTERELLDDNQESTIAHELFHQWFGDYVTAESWSNLTMNESFATFGEVLWHGHDAGQDAEDRSRYEKLQNYLRSQKNGDSPILARFHYRNADDMFDNISYSKGSIILYAMKNQMGDEAFFKGLNHYLTTNAYKSGEPHQLRLSMEEVTGKDWLPYFDQWYYNAGSPILDVNYKYANGKITITISQSQDSTVQTFTLPLKVDFYVNGTKIRKDILIDKREQSFSFDLPSKPEFIDLDPDKILVGEINVDKKTAADYLFQYKNAPSYYNRIEAIKFASKDRSQESQLILLEGLKDPQEDLRVLSIKAIDLNEKQTKDQVLKTLLDMAKNDKKTIARANAIVKLASTGDASYKNLMDESIKEQSYNVIAAGLTGLKKYTPAEADKALASLDDDTQKHVTPLMKRFSSQK; the protein is encoded by the coding sequence ATGAAAAACCATTTTTTAAAATATACTTTTTTGGGTCTTGTCCTTTTGACGGCTTCAAAAATAGAAGCACAAAACAAAACAGAAAAGATAGATGAATTGTCCATTTATCGCACGACTCCGTTAAAAACGCATGATTTAATTCATACCAAACTAGAAGTGTCGTTCGATTACGGAAAACGTTATTTGTATGGAAAAGAATGGATTACTTTAAAACCTCATTTTTACGAAACCGATTCGCTTAAACTTGATGCAAAAGGAATGGATTTTAAAGAAATTGCTATTATCGATGGCAAAAAAAGTATTCCGCTGCAATACAAATACGATAACGAAGAACTTTCGATTGCTTTAAACAGAAAATATAAAAGAACTGAAAAGTACACGATTTTTATTAATTACACCGCAAAACCAGCAGAACTGAAAAGCAAAGCCGGCGAGTCGATTACGAACTCAAACGGATTGTATTTTATCAATCCTGACGGAAAGGGAGACAAACCAACGCAAATTTGGACTCAAGGCGAGACAGAAGCTTCGTCTTGCTGGTTCCCAACCATTGACAAACCAAATCAGAAAACAACTTCTGAAATTGCGATGACAGTTGAGGCAAAATATACAACGCTTTCAAACGGTAAATTAACCTCGCAAAAAGTGAATAAAGACGGTACAAGAACCGATGTTTGGAAGATGGAACAGCCAAATGCTCCTTATTTATTTATGATGGCTGTTGGTGATTTTAAAATCTATAAAGACTCTTATAACGGAAAAGAAGTCAGCTATTATCTTGAGCCAAAATATGCGCCGTATGCCAAACAGATTTTTTATAAAACGCCAGATATGATGAATTTTTATGGCAAAATGCTTGGCGTAGAATATCCTTGGGCAAAATACGCGCAAATTGTAGTGAAAGATTATTTTGGCGGTGCGATGGAAAATACTTCAGCGACAGTTCATGGCGAATATGTTCAGAAAACAGAACGAGAATTATTAGATGACAATCAAGAAAGTACTATTGCTCACGAGCTTTTTCACCAATGGTTTGGAGATTATGTAACAGCCGAATCGTGGTCAAACTTAACAATGAACGAATCGTTTGCCACTTTTGGAGAAGTGCTTTGGCACGGCCACGATGCTGGACAAGATGCTGAAGACCGTTCGCGTTACGAAAAACTGCAAAATTATTTGCGTTCGCAAAAAAATGGCGATAGTCCTATTCTAGCACGTTTTCATTACAGAAATGCAGACGATATGTTTGATAACATTAGCTACTCCAAAGGTTCTATCATCTTGTATGCCATGAAAAACCAAATGGGTGACGAAGCATTTTTTAAAGGATTAAATCATTATTTAACCACAAATGCTTACAAATCTGGCGAACCGCATCAACTGCGTTTATCGATGGAAGAAGTGACAGGAAAAGACTGGCTGCCTTATTTTGATCAATGGTACTATAATGCCGGAAGTCCGATTCTGGATGTGAACTACAAATATGCCAATGGAAAAATTACCATTACAATAAGCCAATCTCAGGATAGTACAGTGCAAACCTTTACGCTTCCTTTAAAAGTTGACTTTTACGTAAACGGAACTAAAATAAGAAAGGATATTTTAATTGATAAAAGAGAACAAAGCTTTAGTTTTGATCTTCCTTCAAAACCTGAATTTATAGATTTAGACCCAGATAAAATCTTAGTGGGTGAAATTAATGTAGATAAAAAAACTGCAGCCGATTATCTTTTTCAATATAAAAATGCGCCATCGTATTACAATCGAATTGAAGCTATAAAATTTGCTTCAAAAGACAGAAGTCAAGAATCGCAACTTATTTTACTGGAAGGCTTAAAAGATCCGCAAGAAGATTTAAGAGTGCTGAGCATAAAAGCAATCGATTTAAATGAAAAGCAAACAAAAGACCAAGTTTTAAAAACGTTGCTTGATATGGCTAAAAATGATAAAAAAACAATTGCCAGAGCCAATGCTATTGTAAAACTGGCTTCGACAGGAGACGCTTCTTATAAAAACTTAATGGACGAAAGCATTAAAGAACAGTCGTACAATGTAATTGCAGCTGGATTAACAGGATTAAAAAAATACACGCCAGCAGAAGCTGATAAAGCATTGGCCTCATTAGATGACGATACCCAAAAACACGTAACGCCATTAATGAAAAGATTTAGTAGTCAAAAATAA
- a CDS encoding DUF5107 domain-containing protein, with product MKIKPFLSILLLGSLFVNAQNKPTVKEYKKVFTTYPFSDPDPIPKPDTKFYPYFRFDGFTDKPVQKEWKVIEIENDYIKLMILPEIGGKVWSAIEKSTGKDIVYNNHVVKFRDIAMRGPWTSGGVEGNYGIIGHTPNCATPVDYKIINREDGSISCVIGVLDLLTRTSWKLDINLPKDKAYFTTNSFWSNTTEFEQPYYTWMNTGIKAAENLQFIYPGQTYIGHNGEYNSWPIDKENGKDLSFYKNNNFGGYKSYHVFGKYDDFFGGYYHDEDFGMGRYGNHDDKPGKKIWIWGLSQQGMIWEKLLTDTDGQYVEVQSGRLFNQASETSSLTPFKQRSFAPYQTDTWTEYWFPVKHTKGFVKANNYGSVNIKNENGWLKIYFSPLQKLNEKIEVFENDKKVYSKDIALNTMQTFKDSIQVKVDSNKLKFVLGSNKLVWNSAPEDGNINRPVEIPKDFDHNSVYGLYLQGKNYISFKDYVLAEEKLNACLKLDPNYAPALSALASLQIRKLDYKAAVNSASKALSIDTYDASANYFYALANFHLGNTIDAKDGFDIAAASVEFRSPAYTALSKIYLAENDLSKAVEYAEKSLVYNQYNIEGLQVLAVLYRLQNNSEKANSVLKTIAQLDPLNHFADFEKYLWHNSNDSKNAFTAAIQNEMPEQTFLELGIWYHNISRKEDALKVFSIAEPSAEIIYWKAFLENKSVDVSKIKPGTSFPFRNETAEILKSLIKTNDQYQLKYHLGLIEWNRNSISEAKELFLQCGTKPNDPAFYGAKASLFKNDASVVLASLQQAIKLDPQGWRYHKMLAEHYIAQKQFDKALATAESFYKKHQDNYLIGMLYAKTLLLNKKYREADTFLTKLQILPFEGAIAGRQLYHEAKLMQALAEMKSKNYKKALQFIADAKLFPENLGVGKPYDENIDERLENWLDYQCYSSLGNKEMASKSLEKIVAFQPVVDNTVMNFLPANQLVSAWAIEKTSSAQEAEKWIKKQAELYPTNKIVQWSLLAYTKKQSNILSEDEKDGEVRIIEKL from the coding sequence ATGAAAATTAAACCTTTCTTATCAATTCTACTCCTTGGAAGCCTCTTTGTCAACGCACAAAACAAACCCACTGTAAAAGAATACAAAAAAGTATTTACCACATATCCGTTCTCAGATCCTGATCCGATTCCGAAACCAGATACCAAGTTTTATCCATATTTCCGTTTTGATGGTTTTACCGATAAACCCGTCCAAAAAGAATGGAAAGTAATCGAAATTGAAAACGATTATATCAAACTAATGATTCTGCCTGAAATTGGCGGAAAAGTCTGGTCGGCAATAGAAAAATCTACTGGAAAAGATATTGTTTACAATAATCATGTGGTAAAATTTAGAGACATTGCCATGCGCGGACCGTGGACAAGCGGAGGCGTTGAGGGCAATTACGGAATTATCGGCCACACCCCAAACTGTGCAACTCCTGTCGATTATAAAATCATAAACAGAGAAGACGGAAGCATCAGCTGTGTGATTGGCGTTTTAGATTTATTGACGAGAACTTCTTGGAAATTAGACATCAATCTGCCAAAAGACAAAGCATATTTTACCACAAATTCATTTTGGTCAAACACAACCGAATTCGAACAGCCTTATTACACTTGGATGAATACTGGAATAAAAGCTGCCGAAAATCTGCAGTTTATTTATCCAGGGCAGACTTACATTGGCCATAACGGAGAATACAATTCATGGCCAATTGACAAAGAAAATGGCAAAGATTTGTCATTCTACAAAAACAACAATTTTGGAGGCTACAAATCGTATCACGTATTCGGGAAATATGATGATTTCTTTGGAGGATATTATCACGACGAAGATTTCGGGATGGGAAGATATGGCAATCACGATGATAAACCGGGTAAAAAAATCTGGATTTGGGGATTGTCTCAGCAAGGCATGATTTGGGAAAAATTATTAACCGACACCGACGGGCAATATGTAGAAGTGCAAAGCGGAAGATTGTTTAATCAAGCGAGCGAAACCAGCAGTCTCACGCCATTTAAACAGCGTTCGTTTGCACCATATCAAACCGATACTTGGACAGAATATTGGTTTCCCGTAAAACACACAAAAGGCTTTGTAAAAGCCAATAATTATGGTTCAGTCAATATTAAAAACGAAAATGGCTGGCTGAAAATCTATTTTTCTCCGCTTCAAAAATTAAATGAAAAAATTGAAGTTTTTGAAAACGATAAAAAAGTATATTCTAAAGATATTGCATTGAATACCATGCAAACTTTCAAAGATTCCATTCAGGTAAAAGTGGATTCTAATAAATTGAAATTTGTTTTAGGCAGCAATAAACTGGTTTGGAATTCAGCTCCAGAAGACGGAAACATCAATCGTCCTGTCGAAATTCCAAAAGATTTTGACCATAATTCAGTTTACGGATTGTATCTGCAAGGGAAAAATTACATCAGTTTTAAAGATTATGTTCTGGCTGAAGAAAAACTAAATGCTTGTTTAAAACTAGATCCGAACTACGCTCCTGCCCTTTCTGCATTGGCTTCTTTACAAATCAGAAAATTAGATTACAAGGCAGCTGTAAATTCAGCAAGCAAAGCTTTATCAATAGATACTTACGATGCTTCCGCGAATTATTTTTATGCTTTGGCGAATTTCCATTTAGGAAATACTATTGATGCAAAAGACGGTTTTGATATTGCAGCTGCAAGTGTCGAATTCCGCAGTCCAGCTTACACTGCTTTAAGTAAAATTTATTTAGCAGAAAACGACCTGTCTAAAGCTGTTGAATATGCCGAGAAAAGTTTAGTATACAATCAATACAATATAGAAGGCTTACAGGTTTTAGCAGTTTTATATCGTCTTCAGAATAATTCAGAAAAAGCAAATTCAGTTTTAAAAACCATAGCACAACTGGATCCGTTGAATCATTTTGCTGATTTTGAAAAATACCTTTGGCACAATTCAAACGATTCGAAAAATGCTTTTACCGCAGCGATTCAAAACGAAATGCCAGAGCAGACTTTTCTTGAATTAGGAATTTGGTACCATAATATAAGCCGAAAAGAAGACGCGTTAAAAGTATTTTCTATCGCAGAACCAAGCGCTGAAATTATCTATTGGAAAGCTTTCTTAGAAAATAAATCGGTTGATGTAAGCAAAATCAAACCGGGAACAAGTTTTCCTTTTAGAAATGAAACTGCTGAAATCCTAAAATCATTAATTAAAACAAATGACCAATACCAATTAAAATATCATTTAGGTTTAATTGAGTGGAATCGCAACAGTATTTCAGAAGCTAAAGAATTGTTTTTGCAATGCGGTACAAAACCAAATGATCCTGCATTTTATGGTGCAAAAGCATCTTTATTTAAAAACGATGCTTCGGTAGTATTGGCAAGTCTTCAGCAAGCCATAAAATTAGATCCGCAAGGCTGGCGATACCATAAAATGCTGGCAGAGCATTACATCGCTCAAAAACAATTCGACAAAGCGCTTGCAACGGCTGAGTCTTTCTATAAAAAACATCAGGACAATTATTTGATTGGAATGCTGTACGCCAAAACTTTATTGCTGAACAAAAAATACCGTGAAGCTGATACGTTTTTAACCAAATTGCAAATCCTCCCATTTGAAGGCGCAATTGCAGGCAGACAACTGTATCACGAAGCAAAATTGATGCAGGCCTTGGCTGAAATGAAAAGCAAAAATTATAAAAAAGCATTACAATTTATTGCCGATGCCAAACTGTTTCCAGAAAATTTAGGAGTAGGAAAACCTTATGACGAAAATATCGATGAAAGACTGGAAAATTGGCTAGACTATCAATGTTATAGCAGTCTTGGAAACAAAGAAATGGCTTCAAAATCTCTAGAGAAAATTGTTGCTTTCCAGCCTGTAGTTGACAATACGGTCATGAACTTTCTTCCTGCAAATCAATTGGTTTCGGCTTGGGCTATCGAAAAAACTTCTTCTGCTCAAGAAGCTGAAAAATGGATTAAAAAGCAAGCAGAATTATATCCGACAAATAAAATAGTTCAGTGGAGTTTATTGGCTTACACCAAAAAACAGTCGAATATTTTAAGTGAAGATGAAAAAGACGGCGAAGTTAGAATTATCGAAAAATTGTAA